Below is a genomic region from Amyelois transitella isolate CPQ chromosome Z, ilAmyTran1.1, whole genome shotgun sequence.
aatCATTTCAAATCGATCATCATTATGTCATTAGTTAAATCATAGGCCTAAGCACTAACGCATataaccatttttttaaaaaggtcaGGTTCAGTAAGAGCATTGTTTAGAGGATTGCCTATGAGAAGTCTAAATTGTTGGATCTCTACTTActacgtaggtacctaaacTAGTCCCTTCCCTACTCTGCTTCCACCAAGTAGGTAAAAATCCATACCTAATCTCCTTAAAATTCGTTGCGAATGTGGGTAACGTAATGAGCAGATAGTTGCCCATTAATTACACTTTACCTTATATACTACTACCTAATATACTTaactacaataaaatgtaaaaaaatttaaggttttactaagtgattttaaaatcaacagtatgacggttttattttaagttcaaCTTAATCTTTAAAAGTAGCTCTGATGTCGCCATAAAACATGTCTTTGTCTCCGTAGTGTTATTTCTTCGGAGGCGGGTTCCTTTCAGCGTGATATCTGCGCATCAGCCTGCCCAAGGGACTATCCTCAGGTAACTCTCGGAGCCGGGCTTCGCATTGCTGAACGTAGGCCACCCGACCACTGACGTACCCCAGGAATGCTGCCACCATCACTTTAGGCACAGCTCCGAAATGTGGGTTGCCGCGAAGAAACCCTAAAAAACATTCATAGAAGTAAGAGAAGTTGacgaacaaaaataaaaacaaaagaaaacttaCTTCTACGAATGTTTTTGTGACACAGGTGATGTGCGGTACCCACACTCACAGAAGTAAGAAAgaagaattataattattttcttagtaTTTAATAACTAGGAATACCTATTCTAACTATGAGGaacaattattataagtaaatcTCTTGTTTCTttcttcaaaaaatatttttgtatgaccGTTTTACGTAGGATCTGGAATGCAACTCCACTGTCATCTTCCAATGGCGTATGTTATACTACATCTAAATTAGTTAACTGCTTTtgcaaagtaattttattctgAACCAAAATGAAAGAAATGTTGGACAAACGGATCTCCGAATCGACGGACGACGTAgtgaaatacttataaatgatAGGGCACTATCCGACCACAACCCGTGGCTCTTCATGAACCAATCTTCCAAGGCATCCGAACGAACCGTATAGGATGTGTGGCTGCTCTCCAACAGCGCATATAATGCTAAGGGTTCAGCCCCCATTCTATTCTTCAATAGAATTCAATAATGAAAACTCTTTGtgtgctttattttatttttactactaAGCGGATAATTGAAAGAAATTAATTCCCACCAGCAAGTGTAGTAACACTAGCACAAATAATTATCAAttagatacctacttactttaatatacctaaatacatatacTAACTTAACCTCACTAGCCTAGAACGAGGAAGAATAGTTACCTCGgatacaataatttatagtAATATTTATGGTACTAAGTTACACTAAACAACATCCACTAAGTTAGTAGAAAGCAATAGGcggaaattattttacttctaTCGACGGACAAAATGAGAATTGCCTATTTGTAGTATTTTCAATGTAGCTCTctggtttgtttttaattgttcTCTGCACACAAGCCACGTCAAACGAATGTCTTACCTACTGCCATCTGCCAACTTTGTGGTTGTATGACCTGTGAGTTTATTCACAAACGTTGACGAGGCCCATTATACTTATCTTTTATCCTATGATCAAAGATGGAAGTGGAGGGATGATAGATATAGGTGCTTATGTCAACGTCCGGGAATATTCtctattaaaaagttattactCACCAAGTTTTATGGCAGCAGCAGTGAGGGTGGCGAAAAGGGTGCTAAAAGGCAAACAGCGGCGATAGAAGCTCTCCTTGTCGCACTCTTCCAACGCCTTCATTTCATCCTGGCTGAACTCGTAGTAGCGCTGAAAAGCATTAAAATAAGCCTCAAGTCGATCGTCCTCCTGCTGTTAATCCTGCTTGATTTCTCACCTCATTGGAGTAGTACCCGAGGTGCGCCTAAAACTACGTCCTAGATTGGGAAAATCAAAGTTTTTGTCATGTTAAGGCCATGGTTGGATTTGAATCATGTGTCTCTCTGtgcatgaaaataaaatatcattatttatacatgTCAAACAGATGTAAATAGTTTATTGTGCCAAGCCCTCTGTAAACTTCATCCAGATAAAAGTTGGAATCTTGAGTTTAAGTATTTGGAATCTTGCGTTAAATACCTAGGTATGATTTCAGCCTACTTAAACTGCTATGGCGCGGTCTTTTTGCCTTTTTGGAGGCACCGTGGAATCAGGAATGGTATGATTTATGCCACGTGATCCCACGGTTATCATAACGCTTTTCGGCGCGTCTTGGCCTGCTAGAATCGACGACGAAGGTGGAAGCTCTTTTTGTTCAGCAGTGGATTTTATTTGCTAGTTGATTAACCGCACCAGCGAAGTGAAGGCCTCACTGGTCTACAAATCAACTTGGGgcgaaaattaattttttgtatgtatgataacaTTCGAACCGCTGCTGGTCTGATTCTGATGAAATTAAAAGGTATGTAGAATCTGTCAATAGTAATTTTCAAGTTCATAAGGCAACGAAATCGGTTCATTAGTTTTTgaggtaataataattttgcttaaaataaaagtgttaGGAGAgagtggagggaaaggtcggagtagTAAGACCTAGacaaacgtatcttgatcaaattaaggacgtcctggtaaagggtcaggtcaaaagtacccgaaaccgccgagcttgcatgaagagagttgtgaatgtggatgaagcgaaggaagtatgcagaaactgtggcaagtggaaagaggtagtctctgcctacccctccgggaaagaggcgtgattttatgtatgtatgtatgtataaaagtgtTCGCGAGGTACAAGTTTGTGGCGAATCACCAGCATTACAATGCGTCGAAATCAATGAGAGAAGAATTAATTTACCAGGGGATGCGTAACATTGCGGACAGGAGGGCACTCCTTCCCCACACCTGCGACACAGGTGCAGGTGACCTCATCATcctcttgtttattttttccactCATTACTCGAAAATTTTGGCTACTTCATAATAAATGCAAAggcataaattttatttttgctcattttatacattttaatttagggTCATGTTGAAAgttgaaaatttattgatgGTGTCTTTTCAATGAGATTGACATTGTTGAAAAGACAACGCAAAATAAGTTTACATGAATAGGTTGCATACAAAAGAGTGATAGTCTACGATCAGCTGCATgggttaatgatggaatttagattgcTAGTGATATgtcgctagcccattgctAGCACACAAATATCAATGATTAGCCTTTTTGGGAGAAGCCCGATTTttgttaaagttttataaaaaatatttaaactattGATTTTTAATGAGAACTTCTcttcaatatattattatgggaATATCGGTTgctattgttaattttaattatggtCTATCTACCActttctatctatctatataaatcAACTTgggacaaaaatatattttttatatgtttgtaacgcgataactttcgaaccgtTGGTCGGATTTTCGtagaatttgaaatataacgTAGAGTCTGAgaatataataagttttagGGCATTAAAATCGAACaagtagtttttaaaatattcacaatatcgttaaaaaatataactgatCGCAAGTTTTGAGTTGACTGCGAACTACTGTACTTAAGTTTAACATTACGAGAgaatggctaataaatttaggattcttattgtaggtgataggctagcaTGCTGTCATTATTTGAGTCTCAACTTTATCATTGGGCCATAAAGTTGAATGccgcctttcagtctattcaagactattggctctgtctaccacgcaagggatatagacgtgattaaatgttaaCGCTAAGAGGAAAAAGTGATATTAGTGATGTAATTGGATTGATATTGCAATCATCACATCATGCACCAATAAACCTCTTTGAAtcaaaccaaaaatatttctcCATTAAACTGAAAATAACATTACTCGTCAAGCGATCAAATCAAACATCACTGTCAAAATTGTAGtcacgaaaataataatatggtgCAAAATTGGAGTGTACTTCTTCCCGGAACGTGTTCGCCGTGACCATTGAACGTGGTGCGGTGAAGTGGAGGGGAGGTCGCAGCCTGGCCAACCTCATGTGGCTGCTGCTCGTGACGATGGCTGCGGTGGCGGCTGTGCAGGTCAGACAAATAGCAAATCAGGTGGGCCACTCGTAGGTCATAACGATGCTACGCCACGCTTTCAAGTAACGTAGGcgcttatttttttccaaattgaaAAACTGAATACATTGAAACCCTGTTAACACTAAAGCAAACAATATCAGTACTAATTACATCTTAGTATTTCATTTCAACGAAATTTGGCCTTCCCgtctataaatatatgtttattctgTCACTACATtgctacttatattataaatgcgaagaACTATGCactatctgtctgtctgtgacgctttcacgcctaaaccaatgaaccgattttcattaatttctgTACAAAGATAGATGTGATCTTGAGGAACAACAGATACTTATTGAAAAGTAGGCGTTAAAAGAGGGGATGAAAGATTGTTAATGAAtttgtgccttgtggttctgGACACTATATTTAACTTCTTGAAAGAAGGGAAAGAACGAGTATTGCACCTTCATCTAGTATTCAGCTTTTACCATGAACcaattcccctgcaaaggttgccgAGTTCAGACGGAactcgcttcgtgtaaaagaGAGCTGATTTACTCAATCAGAATTATGATCAAAAGGCGCACCTCGAGCTCGTCTTCAGACATGTGAGGATATAAATAGGATTTACGCTGTTCTCCTTGGACATCTATacgtataataaaacagtaaaaatattttgtttgtacatttagtatttttgactgaaatgggtagagggacacttaaaatgaataatagaaagcaaaaatttttatttttatttttttttctgtctgtctgtctgtatgtatgtatgatcacgattatctccgaaagtactaaaccgatttacttgaaactttcaccaattgctttgttttaactcagaagaacatatcaagtttgtttcatcaaaatcagttcactaaaaaaaagttatcgacatttgaatgaactcaaggcgaataagttacgaaatttaaaattttaagtcatttattattgtacgacagcataatacctacttataatatataaatataagagaaaatcagtttgataatattttcgttttgccgcacataacatgcgtaattcttacgtaaaaagatttttggtttgttagtctactttagtacagtgtggttcccggcaccaatacaaaaaagaacaggaccactccatctttttcccatggatgtcgtaaaaggcgactatgggataggcttacaaacttgggattcttttttaggcgatggataatttacgcggacgaagtcgcgggcaacagctagtaaataatatatggtTAAATTTTGTAGGGTGCACAGTATGGTGACTATGGGGCGGCAAAAATGCCAGCGTACGGAGAATACGAAGTACCTCGAGATCCACCACAAGACTACCACCTGCCGTCTGCTCCCGCCTCCCCCGAACTTTTGGACGAAGTGGACAATAAAGGTgaagtttttttaagtaatattttaataaaaaaaatgtaaatggtAGGTAGTTTTA
It encodes:
- the LOC106133932 gene encoding OCIA domain-containing protein 1; the protein is MRHVNKKRYYEFSQDEMKALEECDKESFYRRCLPFSTLFATLTAAAIKLGFLRGNPHFGAVPKVMVAAFLGYVSGRVAYVQQCEARLRELPEDSPLGRLMRRYHAERNPPPKK